In a genomic window of Amycolatopsis japonica:
- a CDS encoding ATP-dependent DNA helicase UvrD2, with translation MASASSPKSRPGLLDGLDPEQRAAACAPRGPVCVLAGAGTGKTRTITHRIAHLVRSGHVAAGQVLAVTFTTRAAGEMRTRLRGLGVDAAQALTFHAAARRQLRYFWPQVVGDRPWELLENKFRYISQAANKAGLGTETELLRDLASEIEWSKASLVSPDDYPAVAARTQRDTPAPASQVAEVYRNYEKVKNAAQVLDFDDLLLHATAVLEEHTVVAQEFRERYRCFVVDEYQDVTPLQQRLLDAWLGGRDDLTVVGDANQTIYSFGGASPRPLLEFTRRFPEATVVRLERDYRSTPEVVALANQVIGAARGRPAGSRLKLIGQRPSGPVPRFAEYDDETAEAAAVARRIRDLLDSGVTASEIAVLYRVNAQSEAYEQALAELGIPYLVRGGERFFARAEVRQAMSALRMASTDADTGELVTRVRSVLAKVGLTDQPPAGGAAKERWDALLSIVELAEELASTVDDADLPRFVAELEQRATAQHPPTVEGITLASLHAAKGLEWDAVFLVGLAEGTMPILHADGDDAAIEEERRLFYVGVTRAREHLSLSWALARTSGNRRNRRRSRFLYGLIPEDHPAARVARSQQPKQSGNKARCRVCGGPLPETLDIKLGRCSRCPSNVDEQLLEKLKSWRGERSRELKVPAFVVFTDATLVAIAEQRPTDDTALCAISGIGATKLERFGAEVLDVVRASVGS, from the coding sequence GTGGCTAGCGCATCGTCCCCGAAGAGTCGTCCAGGCCTGCTCGATGGGCTCGATCCCGAGCAGCGCGCCGCCGCCTGCGCCCCGAGGGGGCCGGTCTGTGTCCTCGCGGGAGCGGGGACCGGCAAGACGCGGACGATCACGCATCGCATCGCCCACCTGGTCCGTTCCGGGCACGTCGCCGCTGGTCAGGTTCTCGCGGTCACCTTCACGACTCGCGCGGCGGGTGAGATGCGCACGCGTCTTCGAGGGCTGGGCGTCGACGCCGCCCAGGCGCTCACCTTCCACGCCGCCGCCCGCCGCCAGCTGCGCTACTTCTGGCCACAGGTGGTCGGTGACCGGCCGTGGGAACTCCTCGAGAACAAGTTCCGCTACATCAGCCAAGCCGCCAACAAGGCCGGGCTCGGCACCGAGACGGAGCTCCTGCGCGACCTCGCCAGTGAGATCGAGTGGAGCAAGGCCTCTTTGGTATCTCCGGACGACTATCCGGCGGTCGCCGCGCGTACGCAGCGGGACACACCGGCGCCCGCGTCGCAGGTCGCGGAGGTCTACCGCAATTACGAGAAGGTCAAGAACGCCGCGCAGGTGCTGGACTTCGACGACCTGCTCCTGCACGCCACCGCGGTCCTCGAGGAGCACACGGTGGTGGCCCAGGAGTTCCGCGAGCGCTATCGCTGCTTCGTCGTCGACGAGTATCAGGACGTCACGCCGCTGCAGCAGCGATTGCTCGACGCCTGGCTCGGTGGCCGCGACGACCTGACCGTCGTCGGCGACGCCAACCAGACCATCTATTCGTTCGGTGGTGCTTCTCCCCGGCCGCTGCTGGAGTTCACACGGCGGTTTCCCGAGGCGACGGTCGTGAGGCTCGAGCGGGACTACCGCTCGACTCCCGAGGTCGTGGCTCTCGCCAACCAAGTGATCGGCGCCGCGCGTGGCCGTCCTGCGGGGTCGCGGCTGAAACTGATCGGCCAGCGTCCTTCCGGGCCGGTCCCGCGGTTCGCCGAATATGACGACGAGACCGCCGAGGCCGCGGCCGTCGCCCGCAGGATCCGCGATCTGCTCGACAGCGGAGTGACGGCGAGCGAGATCGCGGTGCTCTACCGCGTCAACGCCCAGTCGGAGGCTTACGAGCAGGCTCTGGCCGAGTTGGGTATCCCGTACCTGGTCCGTGGCGGCGAGCGGTTCTTCGCCAGGGCGGAGGTCCGGCAGGCGATGTCCGCGTTGCGGATGGCGTCGACCGACGCCGACACCGGAGAGCTGGTGACCCGGGTCCGCTCCGTGCTCGCGAAGGTCGGGCTCACGGACCAGCCTCCCGCCGGAGGCGCGGCGAAAGAGCGATGGGACGCGCTTCTCTCGATCGTCGAGTTGGCTGAGGAGCTGGCTTCCACCGTCGACGACGCGGATCTGCCGCGTTTCGTCGCGGAGCTCGAGCAACGGGCGACAGCGCAGCATCCGCCGACGGTGGAGGGCATCACCCTGGCCTCGCTTCACGCGGCGAAGGGTCTCGAATGGGACGCTGTGTTCCTCGTCGGGCTTGCCGAAGGGACCATGCCGATCCTCCATGCCGATGGCGACGACGCGGCCATCGAGGAAGAGCGGCGTCTCTTCTATGTCGGCGTCACTCGGGCGCGAGAGCACCTCTCGCTCTCGTGGGCTTTGGCCAGGACGTCGGGAAATCGCCGCAATCGGCGACGGAGCCGCTTCCTCTACGGCCTCATCCCCGAAGACCATCCGGCAGCGCGGGTGGCCCGCTCGCAGCAGCCGAAGCAGTCCGGCAACAAGGCCCGTTGCCGGGTATGCGGCGGGCCGCTGCCGGAGACGCTCGACATCAAGCTGGGCCGCTGCTCCCGTTGCCCGTCCAACGTGGATGAGCAGCTGCTCGAGAAGCTGAAGTCCTGGCGGGGGGAACGTTCGCGTGAGCTCAAGGTGCCGGCCTTCGTCGTTTTCACGGACGCGACGCTGGTCGCCATC
- a CDS encoding DUF4191 domain-containing protein: protein MAGKQDKEAAKLAKKEKRAASKARRGQIFEAFKMQRKEDKALIPWMVGSLLVITGVVFGIGFIFDVHWVVLPLGILLGALAAVIIFGRRVQKTVYSKADGQPGAAAWALENMRGRWKVTPTVAATTQLDAVHRVLGGPGVVLVAEGAPHRVKSLLAQEKKRVSRLIGETPIYNVIIGNEEQQVPLKKLQGYLMKLPRNLKPAQVDALEAKLAALGSRGAAMPKGPMPAGAKMRNVQRTIRRR from the coding sequence ATGGCGGGAAAGCAGGACAAGGAAGCAGCGAAGCTGGCCAAGAAGGAGAAGCGCGCCGCGAGCAAGGCTCGCCGCGGGCAGATCTTCGAGGCCTTCAAGATGCAGCGCAAGGAAGACAAGGCGCTCATCCCCTGGATGGTCGGATCGCTCCTGGTCATCACCGGTGTCGTGTTCGGCATCGGGTTCATCTTCGACGTCCACTGGGTCGTGCTGCCGCTGGGCATTCTGCTCGGCGCGCTCGCCGCTGTGATCATCTTCGGCAGGCGGGTTCAGAAGACCGTGTACTCGAAGGCCGACGGGCAGCCCGGCGCCGCGGCCTGGGCACTCGAGAACATGCGAGGCCGCTGGAAGGTGACGCCGACTGTGGCGGCCACGACCCAGCTCGACGCCGTGCACCGGGTGCTCGGCGGGCCGGGTGTCGTACTCGTCGCCGAGGGGGCGCCGCACCGCGTGAAGTCCCTGCTCGCGCAGGAGAAGAAGCGTGTGTCCCGCCTGATCGGTGAGACCCCGATCTACAACGTGATCATCGGGAACGAAGAGCAGCAGGTGCCGCTGAAGAAGCTCCAGGGCTACCTGATGAAGCTTCCGCGCAACCTCAAGCCCGCCCAGGTCGACGCGCTGGAAGCGAAGCTGGCCGCCCTCGGCAGCCGCGGTGCGGCCATGCCCAAGGGCCCGATGCCCGCCGGCGCGAAGATGCGCAACGTCCAGCGCACCATCCGCCGCCGCTGA
- a CDS encoding RDD family protein, with product MARWTGEWLPGAGDETTAGGEGTQRWRGERLGLPQSGVGSVAGGGARLLGLIIDLVLASLVTTLFVTPSLQDPAVMQTFNLWSVGVWAAITVIPAAFFGFTPGMAVVGIRVARLDGAQMIGVWRAVVRATLTFVIIPAAIRNIDGRSWLDRLTGTVVIRMR from the coding sequence GTGGCGAGATGGACCGGAGAATGGCTGCCCGGAGCCGGTGACGAGACGACTGCCGGTGGCGAGGGTACGCAGCGGTGGCGTGGCGAGCGACTCGGCTTGCCCCAATCGGGTGTCGGCTCGGTGGCGGGCGGCGGCGCACGCCTTCTCGGGCTGATCATCGACTTGGTTCTCGCCTCACTGGTCACGACCCTCTTCGTGACGCCCAGTCTCCAAGATCCGGCTGTGATGCAGACCTTCAACCTCTGGTCGGTCGGCGTCTGGGCGGCGATCACGGTCATCCCCGCGGCTTTCTTCGGCTTCACGCCCGGTATGGCTGTGGTCGGTATCCGTGTCGCCAGGCTCGACGGCGCGCAGATGATCGGGGTGTGGCGCGCGGTCGTGCGCGCGACGCTGACCTTTGTGATCATTCCGGCCGCGATCCGCAATATCGACGGCCGAAGCTGGCTCGACCGGCTGACCGGGACCGTCGTGATCCGCATGCGCTGA